The proteins below are encoded in one region of Maribacter aestuarii:
- a CDS encoding patatin-like phospholipase family protein has protein sequence MNTGLVLSGGGVRGVAHIGAIKALEEYGIHPSHIAGTSAGAIVGALYAGGCTWKELLDFFKTTQIFSVSNYARNKPGFVDTEKFYDTLKSYLPKDSFDALRTPLYITATNLLDGTLKVFDKGELIKPVLASAAVPGLFAPVPFKGGYYVDGGTLNNFPVDLIKMHCDQIVGIYVNPFEKMKMTDLKHAHNVLERAYHIMVANETVLKFGDCDILIRPERMAEFSMFSLKNMDTLFNLGYKSAKATLKKITKSIQTT, from the coding sequence ATGAATACAGGCTTGGTACTTTCCGGAGGAGGAGTAAGAGGTGTTGCGCATATTGGGGCTATTAAGGCGCTTGAGGAATATGGTATCCATCCTTCCCATATAGCCGGTACTAGTGCAGGTGCCATAGTAGGTGCACTTTATGCGGGTGGTTGTACCTGGAAAGAACTATTGGATTTTTTCAAAACCACACAAATCTTTAGCGTGAGTAATTATGCGCGAAACAAACCGGGCTTTGTGGATACCGAAAAGTTCTATGACACCTTAAAATCCTACCTTCCTAAAGATAGTTTTGATGCCTTACGAACACCACTTTATATTACGGCGACTAACCTGCTTGACGGTACCCTGAAGGTCTTTGACAAAGGAGAACTCATTAAACCTGTACTGGCATCGGCGGCCGTACCCGGCCTATTTGCTCCTGTTCCCTTTAAGGGTGGCTATTATGTGGATGGTGGCACCTTGAATAATTTCCCCGTAGATCTTATAAAAATGCATTGCGATCAAATCGTGGGTATTTATGTAAATCCTTTTGAAAAAATGAAAATGACGGATTTAAAACATGCGCACAATGTATTGGAACGTGCCTATCATATTATGGTTGCCAACGAAACGGTACTAAAATTCGGAGATTGCGATATACTTATTCGTCCGGAACGCATGGCCGAATTTAGCATGTTCTCCTTAAAAAATATGGATACGCTCTTTAATTTGGGTTATAAGAGCGCAAAAGCAACCCTTAAAAAAATAACGAAGTCCATACAAACGACTTAG
- a CDS encoding NAD(P)/FAD-dependent oxidoreductase, with protein MKSRYQILVIGGGTGGIMTASSLLRKNPKLHLGIIEPSNDHWYQPAWTLVGAGTYDYKKTKRKMESVIPKNADWIKNSVHSIDAENNTVSLENNRKLHYEYLIIAPGLKLDPSLVEGLTEAIDKGVVCSNYSNPNHTWQVIKNFKGGTALFTQPPKPYKCGGAPQKIMYLADDYFKKSGVKKKTKVVYATSGNAIFSVPEIAETLMSVVNRKGINLKFNWELKKIDSEKQVAWFQVSPEAKEHNPITLEVLKEKGLRGIKYDMLHLVPPNTAPDFIKNSTLADSSGWLDVDPYSLQHTKYQNIFGVGDVTNLPTSKTGAAIRKQAPVVVENILDMIRLSQLSGKKYDGYSSCPFVTGYGKMVLAEFDYTKKFTPDPKLKRMLIKDSSKEHWRLWILKKYILPYLYWNKMLKGKEV; from the coding sequence ATGAAATCGAGATATCAAATACTTGTAATAGGCGGAGGGACTGGCGGAATTATGACCGCCAGTAGCCTACTCCGTAAAAACCCTAAACTTCATTTGGGGATTATAGAGCCTTCGAATGATCATTGGTACCAACCTGCTTGGACATTGGTAGGTGCGGGCACCTATGATTATAAAAAGACAAAACGTAAGATGGAATCAGTGATTCCTAAAAATGCCGATTGGATCAAGAACAGTGTTCACTCCATTGATGCAGAAAACAATACTGTTTCGCTTGAAAATAATCGAAAACTCCATTACGAATATCTGATTATTGCCCCGGGACTAAAATTGGACCCTAGCTTGGTAGAAGGTTTGACCGAAGCCATTGATAAAGGGGTGGTCTGTAGCAACTATTCCAATCCTAATCACACGTGGCAGGTAATTAAAAACTTTAAAGGCGGCACTGCATTGTTTACACAGCCTCCTAAGCCTTATAAGTGTGGCGGGGCACCGCAAAAGATTATGTATTTGGCGGATGACTATTTTAAGAAATCTGGAGTTAAGAAAAAAACAAAGGTTGTATATGCTACCTCCGGCAATGCCATTTTTTCAGTCCCTGAAATAGCGGAAACTTTGATGAGTGTGGTCAATAGAAAAGGAATTAACTTAAAGTTCAATTGGGAGCTTAAGAAAATCGATAGTGAGAAACAGGTCGCTTGGTTTCAGGTGAGCCCGGAGGCCAAAGAACATAATCCTATAACTTTAGAGGTTTTAAAAGAAAAAGGACTTAGGGGCATTAAATATGATATGCTCCACTTGGTGCCACCGAACACCGCGCCCGACTTCATCAAAAATTCTACACTAGCTGATTCCTCCGGTTGGTTGGATGTGGACCCTTACAGCTTACAGCATACTAAATATCAAAATATTTTTGGTGTTGGCGATGTTACAAACCTGCCTACTTCAAAGACAGGTGCAGCAATACGTAAACAAGCTCCTGTTGTGGTCGAAAATATTTTGGATATGATTCGTTTGAGTCAATTGAGTGGCAAGAAATATGACGGCTATTCTTCCTGTCCGTTTGTAACTGGGTACGGCAAGATGGTATTGGCAGAATTCGATTATACCAAAAAATTCACTCCAGATCCCAAATTAAAACGAATGCTTATAAAGGATTCCTCTAAAGAACATTGGCGGTTGTGGATACTCAAAAAGTATATTCTTCCCTATCTATACTGGAATAAAATGCTAAAGGGCAAAGAAGTTTAG
- a CDS encoding MBL fold metallo-hydrolase → MKIKQFEYKPLAHYSYALISDGEMAIIDPERDPMQYYRLAKEHNARIIAVIETHPHADFVSSHVQIQKETGATIYNSEKLGADYPYESFDEGDTLKVGNATLKALNTPGHSPDSISIAAEGDGKTVLFTGDTLFIGDVGRPDLREKAGNMQVKRQELAEMMYDTIQNKFTDLPDDALVYPAHGAGSLCGKNLSSENSSTLGNERMGNWAFKKQTKEEFVSTLLDSQPFIPSYFGFNVDINKSGAEILRNSLAEVPFRMNTSQKGIVVDTRSEQNFKKEHLKGSINIQATSEDDKFETWLGSIIEPNEKFHLVIENPGDLERILNRVGKIGYEKQLQSVFTLGEENLVASEQLDLQEFKDHPDNFTIIDIRNKSEVEEGKFFESALSHPLNNLRHTADNIPTNKPIVVHCAGGYRSAAGSSILSNQLSGVEVYDLSDEVTQFRD, encoded by the coding sequence ATGAAAATTAAACAATTTGAATACAAACCTTTAGCACATTATTCCTACGCTTTAATAAGTGATGGAGAGATGGCCATTATAGATCCTGAACGGGACCCAATGCAATACTATAGGCTTGCGAAGGAGCATAACGCACGCATCATTGCGGTTATAGAAACCCATCCGCATGCCGATTTTGTAAGTTCCCATGTACAGATACAAAAGGAAACAGGGGCAACAATCTACAATAGTGAAAAACTAGGTGCGGACTATCCATATGAATCTTTTGATGAGGGCGATACTTTGAAAGTGGGTAATGCCACGTTAAAAGCTCTAAATACACCCGGGCACTCCCCGGATAGTATTAGCATAGCTGCGGAAGGTGATGGGAAAACTGTTCTATTTACGGGTGATACATTGTTCATAGGTGACGTAGGTCGTCCCGATTTGCGAGAAAAGGCTGGGAATATGCAAGTGAAACGCCAGGAGTTGGCCGAGATGATGTATGATACCATCCAAAATAAATTTACGGACTTACCGGACGATGCTTTGGTCTATCCCGCACATGGTGCCGGATCGCTGTGCGGAAAAAATTTAAGTAGTGAGAATAGTAGCACTCTAGGGAATGAACGTATGGGGAATTGGGCCTTTAAGAAGCAAACCAAAGAGGAATTCGTATCAACTTTGCTAGATAGTCAACCGTTTATCCCTTCCTATTTTGGGTTTAATGTGGATATCAATAAGAGTGGGGCAGAAATCCTAAGGAACTCCCTTGCTGAGGTACCCTTTAGAATGAATACGTCCCAAAAGGGTATTGTAGTAGATACGCGTAGTGAGCAAAATTTTAAAAAAGAACACCTTAAGGGAAGCATCAACATTCAGGCTACCTCTGAGGACGATAAGTTCGAGACTTGGTTGGGGTCCATCATAGAACCCAATGAAAAGTTTCATTTGGTAATCGAAAATCCCGGAGATTTGGAAAGAATATTGAATCGGGTTGGAAAAATAGGCTATGAAAAACAATTACAGTCGGTTTTTACTTTAGGAGAGGAAAATTTGGTGGCAAGTGAGCAACTGGATCTTCAAGAATTTAAAGACCATCCCGATAATTTCACCATCATAGATATAAGAAACAAAAGCGAAGTAGAAGAAGGAAAGTTTTTCGAAAGTGCGCTTTCGCACCCATTGAACAATTTACGCCATACGGCAGACAACATTCCAACGAATAAACCAATCGTTGTACACTGTGCAGGCGGTTATCGCAGTGCTGCAGGTAGTAGTATTCTCTCAAATCAACTTAGCGGAGTTGAGGTATACGATTTGAGCGATGAGGTAACTCAATTTAGAGATTAG
- a CDS encoding PAS domain-containing protein, protein MNKPTTYLEGAQQMNAIEEMAHVGSWFWNLENDFRSWSAEFYRICGLPPGDAQLNKDTVLSFIHPEDRDTAVNAVKFALKNKQPYNHEKRLIRKDGSVRYVISNGKATYNAQGEPLTMFGTIHDITHLKETEALLKREKESLSQYLDAAASIFLIINTDHTIKLVNRKGCEILGYTCDEIIGKNWFQCCIPKKSKKDLARLFDQIISGKVEPPDVYENWIVTKGNKRKLIRWRNALSKNENDEVTGLISSGIDVTEQVIAEKKLQDSEEKNRAILEAIPDIMTIHDKEGIVMEAHIPEVSYLTVSKEELEGKHLRNLLPDEVGKKLKKGDKKGSSHQ, encoded by the coding sequence ATGAACAAACCTACTACATATTTAGAAGGTGCTCAGCAAATGAATGCCATTGAAGAAATGGCTCATGTGGGTAGTTGGTTTTGGAATTTGGAAAACGATTTTAGGAGTTGGTCCGCTGAATTCTATAGAATATGTGGACTTCCTCCAGGTGACGCGCAATTAAATAAAGATACTGTCCTCAGCTTTATCCATCCAGAGGATAGGGATACAGCTGTGAATGCCGTTAAATTTGCTCTAAAAAATAAACAGCCTTACAATCACGAAAAAAGATTGATTAGGAAAGATGGTTCCGTGCGGTATGTCATTTCTAATGGCAAAGCTACGTATAATGCTCAAGGAGAACCGCTTACCATGTTCGGAACTATACATGATATTACTCATCTTAAAGAAACGGAAGCCCTGTTAAAAAGGGAGAAAGAATCATTAAGTCAATATCTGGACGCCGCAGCTTCTATTTTTTTAATCATCAATACCGACCATACTATAAAGCTCGTCAACCGGAAAGGTTGTGAAATACTTGGTTATACCTGTGATGAAATTATTGGAAAGAATTGGTTTCAGTGCTGTATTCCAAAAAAGAGTAAGAAGGATTTAGCTCGACTATTTGACCAAATTATCTCAGGAAAGGTTGAACCACCTGATGTTTATGAAAATTGGATCGTGACCAAAGGAAACAAAAGAAAGTTAATTCGTTGGCGAAACGCACTTTCAAAAAATGAAAATGATGAAGTTACAGGTTTGATCAGTTCAGGAATAGACGTAACCGAGCAGGTCATCGCAGAAAAAAAATTACAGGACAGCGAAGAAAAGAACAGAGCTATACTTGAGGCAATACCCGATATCATGACTATACATGACAAGGAGGGAATTGTAATGGAAGCCCATATTCCGGAGGTATCATACCTCACTGTTTCTAAAGAAGAGTTGGAGGGAAAACATTTAAGGAATTTACTTCCAGATGAAGTTGGTAAAAAACTAAAAAAAGGGGATAAAAAAGGTTCTTCGCACCAATAA
- a CDS encoding Hsp20/alpha crystallin family protein — protein MSLVKFRRRRPFSSLIPQDFFDMDDFFDNRGWVRDMVPSRFWNGKTVEPALNIKETDDNFEIELAAPGFAKKDFEVTIEDGCLNISAEREHTEEEEEDNYTRKEFSYNSFERSLQLPDSVKQEAIKAKYNDGILSFNLAKKEEAKKLPPKKIAIS, from the coding sequence ATGTCACTAGTAAAATTTAGAAGAAGAAGACCTTTTAGTAGCCTAATTCCACAAGATTTCTTTGATATGGACGATTTTTTCGACAATCGCGGATGGGTAAGAGATATGGTCCCCAGCCGTTTTTGGAACGGTAAGACCGTAGAACCTGCACTTAATATCAAGGAAACGGATGACAACTTTGAAATAGAGCTGGCAGCGCCAGGCTTTGCAAAAAAAGATTTTGAGGTTACTATCGAAGACGGTTGCCTTAATATCTCTGCGGAAAGAGAACACACAGAAGAAGAGGAAGAGGATAACTATACCCGTAAAGAGTTTAGCTACAACTCCTTTGAACGCTCTTTGCAATTGCCGGACAGTGTAAAACAGGAAGCCATAAAAGCTAAGTATAATGATGGAATTTTAAGTTTTAACCTCGCTAAAAAAGAAGAGGCAAAAAAACTACCACCTAAGAAAATAGCGATATCCTAA
- a CDS encoding c-type cytochrome, producing MFILFFGGVFLSSCNEEARGFALPAGDIEEGKKIYKTLDCNTCHSIAGIEWKGGTDSLKVHLGGVVTRKKTYRELVTSIINPSHKIAQGYKRQGTTHEGLSKMVNYNEIMTVQELIDLVSFLQSEYEIVSPATDYYPYY from the coding sequence ATGTTCATCTTATTCTTTGGAGGCGTATTTTTAAGTAGTTGTAACGAGGAAGCACGTGGATTTGCATTACCAGCGGGCGACATTGAAGAAGGCAAAAAAATCTATAAAACGTTGGATTGTAATACCTGTCATAGTATCGCCGGGATAGAGTGGAAGGGCGGAACGGATAGTCTCAAAGTACATCTTGGGGGAGTCGTAACTAGAAAAAAAACTTACAGGGAATTGGTCACTTCGATTATCAATCCTTCGCACAAAATTGCGCAAGGTTATAAAAGGCAAGGCACTACCCATGAGGGTCTTTCGAAGATGGTAAATTACAATGAGATCATGACCGTTCAAGAACTCATTGATTTGGTTTCATTTCTTCAGTCGGAATATGAAATAGTATCACCGGCAACGGATTACTATCCCTATTATTGA
- a CDS encoding YeeE/YedE family protein, whose protein sequence is MNWIYEPWPWYISGPMIALVMFLLLMVGKNFGMSANLRTMCTICGAGKKADFFKFDWKAQRWNLVVVVGAVIGGFIGSHFLSADTLVAIEPETVSDLQSLGFESAGKKYLPSELFDFNALSNVKSVLVLALGGLLVGFGARYAGGCTSGHAISGLSYFQLPSLIAVVGFFIGGLFMIHILFPLIF, encoded by the coding sequence ATGAATTGGATTTATGAACCTTGGCCTTGGTATATTTCAGGCCCAATGATTGCCCTGGTCATGTTCTTGTTATTGATGGTCGGTAAGAATTTTGGAATGTCCGCGAATCTACGTACAATGTGTACCATTTGTGGTGCAGGGAAAAAAGCGGATTTCTTTAAATTTGATTGGAAAGCCCAACGCTGGAACCTTGTTGTAGTAGTCGGGGCTGTAATCGGCGGATTCATTGGGTCACATTTTCTTTCTGCTGATACTTTAGTAGCCATTGAACCGGAAACTGTAAGTGATTTACAATCCTTAGGATTTGAAAGTGCGGGTAAAAAGTACCTTCCATCGGAGCTCTTTGATTTTAATGCGTTAAGTAACGTAAAAAGTGTACTTGTGTTAGCCCTAGGTGGCCTGCTGGTAGGTTTTGGTGCCCGTTATGCTGGAGGTTGTACTTCCGGTCATGCTATCTCTGGTCTAAGCTATTTTCAATTACCCTCTTTAATCGCAGTTGTCGGTTTTTTTATAGGAGGACTGTTTATGATACATATTTTGTTCCCTTTAATATTTTAA
- a CDS encoding DUF6132 family protein: protein MTKKAFLLTAIGVLVGALGGYIYYAQIGCISGTCMITSKPVNSTLYGAVMGGLFFNMFIKSSKK from the coding sequence ATAACAAAGAAAGCATTTCTTTTAACGGCAATAGGTGTTTTAGTAGGCGCCTTGGGCGGTTATATATATTACGCTCAAATTGGTTGTATTAGTGGTACCTGTATGATAACATCAAAACCCGTGAATAGTACATTGTATGGGGCGGTTATGGGTGGATTATTTTTCAATATGTTTATAAAATCCTCAAAGAAATAG
- a CDS encoding MBL fold metallo-hydrolase yields the protein MKVEQIYTGCLAQGAYYIESNGEAAIIDPLREVEPYIQMAKERNAKIKYVFETHFHADFVSGHIDLAKKTGADIVYGPTSMKTTYNIIVGKDGQEFPLGTSKIRLIHTPGHTMESSCYLLIDENGKETSLFTGDTLFIGDVGRPDLAQKVIAELTQEILAGNLYDSLRNKIMPLSDDIIVYPGHGAGSACGKMMSDETTDTLGHQKKTNYALRPDMGKEEFIDAILTGLTPPPGYFPHNVMLNIQGYESIDEVVKKGTTPLNADKFETLLEENCAIIIDTREAETFAQGFIPDSYNIGIDGSFANWVGTTIVDVKTPILIVAEKGREEEVATRLARIGFDNTLGYLKGGFDAWKKAGKEIDTVPTINVKELAHKMIDEDIHILDVRRASEYNSEHIENAINAPLDYLKDSMTKVDKNKNYYVHCRSGYRSMVFVSILKSMGYENLVDINGGMNAMKDLGKFKFSEYREATTML from the coding sequence ATGAAAGTAGAACAAATTTATACAGGTTGTTTGGCACAAGGCGCATACTACATTGAAAGTAATGGCGAGGCTGCAATAATAGATCCCTTACGCGAAGTTGAGCCCTATATTCAAATGGCCAAGGAGCGAAATGCTAAAATCAAATATGTCTTCGAAACCCATTTTCATGCGGATTTTGTTTCTGGCCATATCGATTTGGCAAAAAAGACAGGAGCCGATATCGTTTATGGGCCCACTTCTATGAAAACCACCTACAATATCATAGTAGGTAAGGATGGACAGGAATTTCCATTAGGCACATCAAAAATTAGGTTGATTCATACTCCTGGACATACCATGGAGAGTAGTTGCTATTTGTTAATTGATGAAAATGGGAAAGAGACTTCCCTTTTTACGGGAGATACATTGTTCATTGGAGATGTCGGTAGACCCGATTTGGCACAAAAAGTAATCGCAGAACTTACACAAGAGATATTAGCCGGAAATCTGTACGATTCGTTAAGAAATAAAATAATGCCCTTATCAGATGACATAATCGTATACCCTGGTCACGGTGCGGGTAGTGCATGTGGCAAGATGATGAGTGACGAAACTACGGACACCCTAGGCCATCAAAAGAAAACGAATTACGCATTAAGACCGGATATGGGCAAAGAGGAGTTTATCGATGCCATACTTACCGGTTTAACCCCTCCTCCTGGCTATTTTCCACATAACGTAATGCTGAACATACAAGGCTATGAGAGTATTGATGAGGTAGTAAAAAAAGGAACGACTCCGCTTAACGCAGATAAATTCGAAACTCTGTTGGAAGAAAATTGCGCTATTATAATAGATACACGGGAAGCCGAAACCTTTGCTCAAGGTTTTATTCCAGATTCCTACAATATTGGCATCGATGGTAGTTTTGCGAATTGGGTGGGTACCACCATTGTAGATGTAAAAACACCAATTCTTATAGTTGCTGAGAAGGGTAGGGAAGAAGAGGTCGCTACCAGATTAGCGCGAATTGGTTTTGACAATACCTTGGGTTACTTAAAAGGAGGTTTCGATGCTTGGAAAAAAGCGGGAAAAGAAATCGATACTGTTCCTACCATTAATGTAAAGGAACTGGCCCATAAAATGATAGATGAGGATATACATATTCTAGACGTGCGCCGGGCCAGCGAATACAACAGCGAGCACATAGAGAATGCTATCAATGCTCCGTTGGATTATTTAAAGGATAGTATGACCAAGGTGGATAAGAACAAAAACTACTATGTGCATTGCCGTAGCGGATATCGTTCCATGGTGTTTGTATCCATTTTAAAATCTATGGGTTACGAAAACCTGGTGGATATCAATGGAGGGATGAATGCCATGAAGGATTTGGGCAAATTCAAATTTTCCGAATATCGGGAAGCTACGACGATGCTTTAA
- a CDS encoding cation-translocating P-type ATPase, translating into MINPTNFGIHGLTDAEVLHSRKTHGRNTLDYKKKNNFLDALKSIVQEPMVILLAVASAIYFISGNIGDGIFLAAAIVLVGSISLYQDSKSRMALEKLKTITQPNSKVIRNGQILDVKSDEIVVGDSLIVEEGNIIPADGTIIHSNDFSVNESLLTGESLSVFKDITNLDNKVFTGTTVASGLAIATVTQIGNHTELGKIGKSLESIQEEKTPLERQIANFVKNMSIWGGIAFLLVWSINFFKSYDVLDSLLKALTLAMSILPEEIPVAFTTFMALGAWRLMKMGIIVKQMKTVESLGSATVICVDKTGTITENRMALVKLFSLKSGKILSMDEVLTENEKELITNAMWASEPIPFDPMEIALHEAYIKLSPLDERPDYEIIHEYPLGGKPPMMTHLFENDNGHRIISAKGAPEAFLEISNLSNTEKTKIKETIELLGKDGYRLLGVGKTNFNGSQFHLRQQDFQFDFLGIVAFYDPPKENIPEVLQAFDKAGINVKLVTGDNSATATAIARQVDFIGYEKCISGKELMQLNNFELQEKVKSTQVFTRMFPDAKLRIINALKANNEVVAMIGDGVNDGPALKASHFGIAMGKKGTEIAKEAASLILVDDDLSKMIDAIAMGRKIYTNLKKAVQYIISIHIPIILTVFIPLALGWLYPTIFSPSHVILLELIMGPTCSIIYENEPMERNTMVQKPRPFTTTFFNFRELVTSIVQGLVITLGALSVYHYAVAQGFDEAITRTMVFMVLIFANIFLTLVNRSFYFSLWTTLKYRNRLIPLIIGITLTLSALLLMAPPFTAFFEFKTLTAGQLAISFLAGLISVVWFEFVKWGKRIRSN; encoded by the coding sequence ATGATAAACCCGACCAATTTTGGAATTCATGGCCTAACCGATGCGGAGGTATTACATTCCCGTAAGACCCACGGCAGAAATACCTTGGATTACAAAAAGAAGAATAATTTTTTGGATGCTTTAAAAAGCATCGTCCAGGAACCAATGGTTATTCTATTGGCGGTTGCATCCGCTATCTACTTTATAAGCGGAAATATTGGGGATGGTATTTTTTTGGCCGCGGCAATCGTTTTGGTCGGCTCTATTTCATTGTATCAAGATTCCAAAAGCCGAATGGCTTTGGAGAAATTAAAAACCATTACACAACCCAATAGCAAGGTCATTCGTAATGGCCAGATTTTAGACGTTAAAAGCGATGAAATTGTAGTTGGTGATAGTTTAATTGTTGAAGAAGGCAATATTATTCCTGCAGACGGTACGATCATACATTCTAATGATTTCTCGGTCAATGAATCATTGTTAACGGGAGAATCCCTTTCTGTTTTTAAGGATATTACAAATTTGGACAACAAGGTATTTACCGGTACCACGGTAGCTAGCGGCTTAGCAATTGCTACGGTTACCCAAATAGGCAACCATACGGAGTTAGGGAAAATTGGAAAAAGCCTAGAATCCATTCAAGAAGAAAAAACACCCTTGGAAAGGCAGATTGCCAACTTCGTGAAGAACATGTCCATCTGGGGTGGGATTGCTTTTTTGTTGGTCTGGAGCATCAATTTTTTTAAATCATATGACGTACTGGATAGCCTTTTGAAAGCACTAACGCTTGCTATGAGCATATTACCCGAAGAAATTCCTGTGGCATTTACCACATTCATGGCTTTAGGAGCATGGCGTTTGATGAAAATGGGAATAATTGTAAAGCAAATGAAAACGGTAGAATCCCTTGGTAGTGCTACGGTTATCTGTGTTGACAAAACTGGAACCATTACAGAAAACAGGATGGCGCTGGTTAAACTTTTCAGCCTAAAATCTGGAAAGATTCTCTCTATGGATGAAGTACTGACCGAGAATGAAAAAGAACTCATAACTAATGCCATGTGGGCCAGCGAACCCATTCCATTTGACCCCATGGAGATTGCACTGCACGAGGCCTATATAAAATTATCGCCATTGGATGAGCGTCCCGATTACGAAATAATACACGAGTATCCTCTTGGTGGTAAACCACCAATGATGACACATCTTTTTGAAAACGATAACGGCCATCGTATCATAAGCGCAAAGGGGGCACCTGAGGCATTTCTGGAAATTTCCAACTTGTCTAATACTGAAAAAACAAAGATTAAGGAGACGATAGAACTATTGGGAAAAGACGGCTATAGACTTTTAGGCGTTGGTAAAACCAATTTTAATGGAAGCCAATTTCACCTAAGACAACAGGATTTTCAATTCGACTTTTTAGGTATTGTGGCTTTTTACGATCCTCCAAAAGAAAATATCCCAGAAGTATTACAAGCCTTTGATAAAGCGGGAATCAATGTAAAATTGGTTACTGGGGACAATTCGGCAACGGCAACCGCCATTGCAAGACAAGTTGATTTTATTGGTTATGAAAAATGTATCTCGGGAAAAGAACTGATGCAATTAAACAATTTTGAATTACAGGAAAAAGTAAAGTCCACCCAAGTCTTTACCCGTATGTTCCCCGATGCCAAATTACGAATCATCAACGCCCTAAAAGCCAATAATGAGGTAGTGGCCATGATCGGCGATGGCGTTAATGATGGCCCTGCGCTAAAAGCCTCCCATTTTGGGATAGCTATGGGAAAAAAGGGAACGGAAATCGCCAAGGAAGCGGCTTCCCTGATTTTGGTGGATGACGACTTATCTAAAATGATTGATGCCATTGCCATGGGTAGAAAAATCTACACCAATCTTAAAAAGGCGGTTCAATATATTATTTCAATCCATATTCCCATTATTCTAACAGTCTTCATTCCTTTGGCACTGGGTTGGTTGTACCCCACTATATTTTCTCCCTCGCACGTGATCTTACTGGAATTGATTATGGGGCCTACATGCTCAATAATCTATGAAAATGAGCCTATGGAAAGAAATACCATGGTTCAAAAACCTAGACCCTTTACCACTACCTTTTTCAATTTCAGGGAATTGGTCACAAGTATCGTTCAAGGGCTCGTGATTACCCTAGGAGCATTATCCGTCTACCATTACGCAGTAGCACAAGGCTTTGATGAAGCAATTACACGCACCATGGTTTTCATGGTATTGATTTTTGCCAATATTTTTCTAACCTTGGTAAATAGGTCCTTTTACTTTTCTTTATGGACCACATTAAAATATAGGAACAGGCTAATACCTTTAATAATCGGTATTACTTTGACACTCTCGGCCTTGCTACTAATGGCGCCTCCATTTACCGCATTTTTTGAGTTTAAGACGCTGACTGCAGGACAACTTGCGATTTCTTTTTTAGCAGGATTAATTTCTGTAGTATGGTTTGAATTCGTGAAATGGGGAAAGCGTATTAGGTCTAATTAA
- a CDS encoding DUF6691 family protein: MRFLSYLVIGVIFGITMFKSEAASWFRIYEMFKFDSFHMYGIIGSALFMGVIMVQLIKRLPLKSFYGERIMFHPKTKSFSRYMYGGIIFGLGWALAGACPGPMFTLVGAGYVPILVVILFSILGTFLYGLLKNRLPH, translated from the coding sequence ATGAGATTTCTTTCTTATTTAGTTATTGGCGTTATTTTCGGAATAACCATGTTCAAATCTGAAGCTGCTTCATGGTTCAGGATATATGAGATGTTCAAGTTCGATTCTTTTCATATGTACGGTATCATTGGTTCGGCCTTATTTATGGGGGTGATTATGGTACAACTTATAAAGCGGTTACCGCTTAAATCTTTCTATGGCGAAAGAATAATGTTCCACCCCAAAACTAAAAGCTTTAGCCGCTATATGTACGGCGGAATTATATTTGGTTTGGGCTGGGCTTTGGCCGGTGCTTGCCCTGGACCAATGTTTACCTTGGTCGGAGCGGGATATGTGCCCATTTTAGTGGTCATATTATTTTCAATTCTTGGAACCTTCCTATACGGCCTCTTGAAAAATAGGCTACCACATTAG